The stretch of DNA CCCGACCAACTGCTACGTAGTGATATATCAATTCCTTATCTGACCAAGGATGCACAGGATAATCAGATTATTAACACAGCGCTGTCGTTGCAAAAGCATAACCCGGAAATTTATGTTTGCCTCGTCACCAAAGATATCAACATGCGCCTCAAGGCGAAAGGCTCGGGACTACGCAATGTTGAAGACTATCGTAAGGACAAAATTCTAGACGATATCGACCTGCTTGCAAAAGGCCGTGAAGTGGTTGCCGGAGATTTTTGGGATGGGGTGGATAAGGTAGATACCCTAACGCGTGGTGACAATACGGTGCATGTTATTCGTCGCGACTTACATCCCGAATATTATCCGAATATGTTCGTGCGTGATGATAACGGGTTCATCGGGTTCGTCGAAGCGATTGAAAATGACGCCATTTTTCTTCGAGATTTAAATGTTAACCGATTGATGCATCAGAATATTTGGGGTTTAACACCTCGAAATCTTGATCAGGCAATGGCTTTTTATTTACTACAATCAGCGGAAATCGACCTCAGTATTCTTACCGGTCCGGCCGGTTCCGGAAAAACTCTGCTGGCGTTAGCCTTCGGCCTGCATGCCATCATCGAGAAAAAGCAGTACAACAAAATTATCGTTGCCCGCTCCACACCACCTATCGCTGAAGATATCGGTTTTTTGCCCGGTACGGAAGAGGAAAAAATGGCCCCCTGGTTGGCCGCTTTCGACGATAATCTGGAGATTTTACACGGCAACGATGAATCCTGTATCGGCAGTATTTCCTACGTTAAAGAGAAGGCCAACATACAGTTTAAATCACTCAATTTTATGCGCGGAAGATCCATCAATAACGCTTATATCATCATCGATGAAAGCCAGAGCCTGACGCAGTTTCAGCTAAAATCCATTATCACACGCGTCGGTAAAAACTCTAAAATTGTTGTGCTGGGAAATTTGGCGCAGATTGATAATAAGTACATCACCCCACTCACTTCGGGGTTGACCTATATTGTGGAAAAATTTAAGGCTTTTCAACATGCGGGCATCATGCATATAGAGAGCATTGAACGAAGCCGCTTAGCGGCCTTCGCTGAAGAAAATTTATAGAGGGGTTGGCCGCAGTAATGCTTGACAGAAAACACCCGTGTGCTTAATATGCCCAGCTCTTTTTGGGGCTATAGCTCAGCTGGGAGAGCGCAACACTGGCAGTGTTGAGGTCAGCGGTTCGATCCCGCTTAGCTCCACCAAATTGTCCCCTTCGTCTAGAGGCCTAGGACACTGCCCTTTCACGGCGGTAACAGGGGTTCGAACCCCCTAGGGGACGCCACCATTGTAGATTAAAGGCTCACTCGTCAGAGTGGGCCTTTTTCTTTCCAAAAAAATAATCCTGTGTTGCAGTTGATGCTGGGTAGCTTTCTCCGCCAAGCAAATTAATCCGCAAGTTTATTACGTTTTTAGGCTATCACTTTCGTAAATTTGATAGTCTCTTTGGTCTGTTCATCTTATTCTTCCAGGTTGATGGCTATACTATTGAGCTGGATAAACGAGGAGAACAAATCATGAATGACCGCTTTTTATTGAAAGCCTGCTCATACTGGCTTGGTACGGTTATTACGTTTTTTACCGTTGGCGCTATCGCCAATGACCAAGCGGCGGATGATCAGGCTAAAATTGCTGCCTGTGTGGCTTGTCACGGCGCTGACGGTATCGGCAAAGCGGATCAATACCCTAATTTACAGGGGCAGCGCGAGGCTTATATGGTTAAGCAGCTGAAAGCGTTTCAGTCCGGTGCTCGTAAGGATGCGACGATGACCACCGTAGTGAAGTCTATATCCGAGGCTGATATGAAAATGCTGGCTAAATTCTTTACTCAGGTGAAATAGGAGAGGATGGTTATGAGTCAATCAACAGCTTCACGTCGGCTCGTGCTTAAACAGCTGGCTTCTATGACGGCCCTCGGGGCATTGGGTATGCTGCGCTCTGGCCTTATACTTGCCGACAAACCCTCAGGAGAACTATACGGAACAAAAATTCCGGGCGTGCAGGGAAAAATTATTCATCGTAATGATAAAAACTACGAATTATGGCGACAGGCGATGGTCTGGCATCATTCGAAACCGAAACGCTATCCGGAAATGATCGTGCAAGCAAAATCGGTAGAGGATGTGATTAGCGCCGTCAAATATGCTGGTAAGAAAAAGCTTAAAGTGTCGGTGCGTGCCGGTGGTCACAATTCGACGGGAACATCAGTGCGTGATGGCGGTATGGTCATTGATGTTTCCGCTTTAGATGATATTCAAATTGATGTTTCAACGCAGGTAGCAGCCATTCAACCGGGCGTGCGCAGCTTGCATCTGGTCACTGCCGCGCGCGAAAAAGGGTTAAGTTTCCCAGTGCCGCATTGCCCCTCGGTAGGGTTGAGTGGCTTTACCATGGGTGGTGGGATCGGCTGGAACTATCCTCAACGCGGAGGCATGGCGACCCATTCTATTGTCGGTGCGGAAATAGTCACCGCGGATGGTAAGCTGGTAAAAGCTGATGCTACGCAAAACACCGATCTTTTCTGGGCAGTGCGTGGCGCTGGCCCTGGATTTTTCGGAATCGTGACGCGCTTGTATCTGCAACTTTATCCTGTGCCGAAAGCGATTATGTCAAGTTCCTATATTACTTCCCTGGATAACCTGGAAATGGTCACTAAGACCCTGGATAAAATCAGAGCGGAAAATGATGTGGACCGAGTGGAATTGATTACCGTGCTGATGCATCATCCGGAAGTGCCGGAGGATGCGCCGCCGGAACAGTCGAAAATTTGCTTCTTCACGGCTTTTGCCTTTGAGGATACGGAGGCAAAGGCCAAGGCTGCTCTTGAACCCTTTGCTAAATCAGCGTTGGCGACGCAGAGCTTGGTCAGTATGGAGTTCCAGACGTTTTCCTTCGAAGGCTTATACGACCGCTACTTTAGCCTGGCTGATCCAGCTGGCCGTCAGGCGCGTTACATTGTCGATAACGTGCTGACCAATGATGGCAACGGTGCACTGCATGCACTGGCGGATCATTTTAAAACCGCACCAACTAAGGATTGTCATGTGCTTGCCTCCGCTAATATGCGGCTCGAACCAAAAGACGATTCCTGTTTTTCCTGGGTTGCCGATTGTTATGTGGGTTGTTATGCCATTTGGGATCGGGAAGAGGATGATCCCGCCAACTATCAATGGTTGGGCGATACGATTCCATTGATGGATCCCTTTGGCGAAGGCCATTATGTCAACGAGATAGAGCCGAGCCTGACGGCAAACCGCTACCGGCAGTGTTATACGGCGGCAAATTGGGAACGTCTGGAACAACTACGTAAAAACTATGACCCTAAAGGGTTATTTCATCATTATTTAGGGGTTGCTTAACTGCACTTCCATTTTGGGAATAGCTTAAACGCTATCGGTTATATTACCCGCTTTGTTGTGCTAACGTCGTAACGTTTCGGAGGGGTTTTCGCCATACAACTTGCGGTAATTGCCGGTAAAGCTACAGGGATTGTAGAAGCCCCAGCTCGCGGCAACTTCCGCTACGGTGGTTTCCAGGTGGTTTGCGATCAGCAGCTGTTCCCGGGCTTTTTGCATTTTTACCTGTTTAATATAGGCGCTGGGGCCAATGTTATGATAGCTCGCAAAACCTGCCTGTAGTGACCGCAGGCTAACACCGACGACTTTGACCAAGTCAGCGGGGGTAATCGAATCAGCAGCATTATCATGGATATAGGCAATTGCTTTGCGGATATAGAAGGGCCTCACCTGACGTGCCTGTCGGTCTAGTGTTTCAGAGAGCGAATGGGTTTGAAGATTCAGTAATGCCGTGACTAGTATTTCCTGGAAATGCTTCGCTAATACGCCTCGGTTTAGTAATGAATCGGTATTATCTGCCTCGCGAAGAATAGTGTCCAAGATATTGTGAAAGCTGCTGCCGGCGTTTCGGGAAAGATCCAACACCGGTGCAAAGCGAATATCCTGATAGGCCTCTATATCATAAAGTTCACGGCAATATCTGTTCAGTGTATCCCGAGGGATACGTGCCACCAAAGAAGTACTACTGGATTCCCATTCGACTGAAATTTTCTCGCCCGGTGAATTGATTCTGGCCAGACCGGCACTCATTGAAGTGGTATTAGACCCTGTATCGGTATGGAGTCGACCGGATATTGGGATAATAATATTTACCGATTCCAACCGCTCAGAGGCGATACTGAGAGCGCCTTCGAAATGGAGACCGAATAACTGAATCTCCCCCAATTGATAACGGGTCACTTGTATCCCTTGGTTGCCATTGCGGCGGTGAGAGCTAAAGCGTCTTGGTTCGACCGTGTTTTCCAAAGCCTTTTCCGCTTCGGCATAGGTTTTCGTATCCAAAAACTTATAGGCGGAGAGAGGGATAGGGTTGCTGTCAAATAATGTGTTTTGCATGACTGAGACTGGCT from Pseudomonadales bacterium encodes:
- a CDS encoding FAD-binding oxidoreductase, whose translation is MSQSTASRRLVLKQLASMTALGALGMLRSGLILADKPSGELYGTKIPGVQGKIIHRNDKNYELWRQAMVWHHSKPKRYPEMIVQAKSVEDVISAVKYAGKKKLKVSVRAGGHNSTGTSVRDGGMVIDVSALDDIQIDVSTQVAAIQPGVRSLHLVTAAREKGLSFPVPHCPSVGLSGFTMGGGIGWNYPQRGGMATHSIVGAEIVTADGKLVKADATQNTDLFWAVRGAGPGFFGIVTRLYLQLYPVPKAIMSSSYITSLDNLEMVTKTLDKIRAENDVDRVELITVLMHHPEVPEDAPPEQSKICFFTAFAFEDTEAKAKAALEPFAKSALATQSLVSMEFQTFSFEGLYDRYFSLADPAGRQARYIVDNVLTNDGNGALHALADHFKTAPTKDCHVLASANMRLEPKDDSCFSWVADCYVGCYAIWDREEDDPANYQWLGDTIPLMDPFGEGHYVNEIEPSLTANRYRQCYTAANWERLEQLRKNYDPKGLFHHYLGVA
- a CDS encoding AraC family transcriptional regulator, yielding MQNTLFDSNPIPLSAYKFLDTKTYAEAEKALENTVEPRRFSSHRRNGNQGIQVTRYQLGEIQLFGLHFEGALSIASERLESVNIIIPISGRLHTDTGSNTTSMSAGLARINSPGEKISVEWESSSTSLVARIPRDTLNRYCRELYDIEAYQDIRFAPVLDLSRNAGSSFHNILDTILREADNTDSLLNRGVLAKHFQEILVTALLNLQTHSLSETLDRQARQVRPFYIRKAIAYIHDNAADSITPADLVKVVGVSLRSLQAGFASYHNIGPSAYIKQVKMQKAREQLLIANHLETTVAEVAASWGFYNPCSFTGNYRKLYGENPSETLRR
- a CDS encoding cytochrome c → MNDRFLLKACSYWLGTVITFFTVGAIANDQAADDQAKIAACVACHGADGIGKADQYPNLQGQREAYMVKQLKAFQSGARKDATMTTVVKSISEADMKMLAKFFTQVK
- a CDS encoding PhoH family protein; its protein translation is MQKIYVLDTNVLLHDPNAIYSFNEHKVIIPMTVLEELDDIKDRRDKDVSKEARIAIQMIDKLLANADTREIQEGVEIVTSVAKNSTASGTLSIFPDQLLRSDISIPYLTKDAQDNQIINTALSLQKHNPEIYVCLVTKDINMRLKAKGSGLRNVEDYRKDKILDDIDLLAKGREVVAGDFWDGVDKVDTLTRGDNTVHVIRRDLHPEYYPNMFVRDDNGFIGFVEAIENDAIFLRDLNVNRLMHQNIWGLTPRNLDQAMAFYLLQSAEIDLSILTGPAGSGKTLLALAFGLHAIIEKKQYNKIIVARSTPPIAEDIGFLPGTEEEKMAPWLAAFDDNLEILHGNDESCIGSISYVKEKANIQFKSLNFMRGRSINNAYIIIDESQSLTQFQLKSIITRVGKNSKIVVLGNLAQIDNKYITPLTSGLTYIVEKFKAFQHAGIMHIESIERSRLAAFAEENL